Genomic window (Dasypus novemcinctus isolate mDasNov1 chromosome 10, mDasNov1.1.hap2, whole genome shotgun sequence):
tTGGTTTAAAATGGCtaatcagaataaaaaataaaagggcctCTGTTTAGAGGCTGGGGTCTCCCCTATTTAAAGGTTAGAACTCAGGTATCCCTTCTACCCAGCACCATATTGAGGTGGACTGAGAAGTAACCCCCAAGGGACAATTGGAGGGGCCTAGGCCTGCCACTCTTCTCTCTATCCCCAGTTTTTGGCATGAGGAAAATATTGCTTTTTGTATTCTTCTCTCCCGGccttagatttaaaaataatggtaaCTGTGTGAGCTAGGGGGGAGGCTTTGAGGGGTTAGTTGAAGAAGCCTACCCTAATCCTTCTCACTCAAGAAGTGGGGATTtatccaatgttttttttttgagctagGCCAACCTCTTCCtgatctcccccccccccaccaccaccaccaatgtCATGGAGCTATAACCCCCTTCCTGGAGAAACTAAGTGCCAATGAGCTTAGAAAACTAACTCTCCTCTGCAAGTCCTTCCCTCCTTTGACCAAGTCCCCatgctcatctctctccaggttTCTTTCCTGATCACTTAGCACCAACAATGGGGGTGCAATTTCCTTAGTTGGTAACTGGGACAGAAGAGAGGGAAccattggggaaaaggaagacTCTCATGTCTCCCCTTTTCCTGCTGGTCTGAGGAATGGGAAAAGGATCCCCCTCCTTATGCATAATCCTCCCTCATTTTTCCATCCCAGGATAGATATATAATTTCTttgatatttataatatatatatatatatatatatgtacacacacacctGGTAAcgcagaagaggaaaaaaatagaatccgtaacaataataaaaaaaattatttctggtTTAAAAATGATCTGGTTCCCTCCAGGGCGAGCAATTGCACAAATGTCCACTGAGTCTGGTCCAGGGTTTAAGGAAGGGAAGGTCTTAAAAGGTGGAAGGGGGTTGTAGCCCCAGTCTCAGGGCCCCAACTCTCCGTTTTCCCAACCCCATTGCATTTTGTAAAAGCTCCTCATCCTCTTGGAATCGGTGGTTTAGAAAACGTCCATGCAGGGGAGGAGAGCTCCTCAAGGGCAGGAAGGTGGCCACCTGGGGCCCTTTGGTGTAGGCGCAGATGTGTGGAGTGGAGGTGCGCCCAAGGCTCACACTGAAATCTCGTAGGTGGTACCACCCACCCCTGACACCTTCTTGACTCCTCCTCTTGTGGGACTACTGAGAGGTGGCTGGCCTGGGCCAGAGGAGGCTGAGCCTATACTCTTGGGCTGCCCATTGGATTTGCTGTAGGCAGTCTTGAGTTGTACTTCATCtctgagaagaaaagaagagaaaggaagtaaGACACAAAATATAGAAAAAGGAGTGACAGTTTCAAaagctaagaaaagaaaatgatgtatttttctacatatatacttttttaccCTAACATTCTTTCATTTTACGTCCTCAAAATAAACCTGGTTCCCTATATCCCCATTTACTACTATTCTGTAACAGCTGtctcatatacttttttttccatAACCAAatctttcttctgttattttttattgcttgtattttttaaaagttaatggatcacaaggaatgttatattaaaaaaaatataaaaaaaaaaatgaggttcccatataactcaccaccccaccaccacatcgtttttgtaaattatatattttttaatatatatacatcacaaaaaagtatattacattaaaaaatataagaggttcctgtatactccccaccctaccccataTACTTATTTACTCTCAGGCAAATAAGTACTTTTTAGAAAGACAGGATTAAGGGAAAAGTATTAATCTTCAGTCTCTTCATAAGAATGGCTCATGAGGGCAGCTGATATgataccaaaaataaaagcatCTAAAAGTAGGATACCCTTCAGCCCACATGTGCCAGAATATACCAATGAAGCCTCTATCTTCTATGGGGTAACATAATTTTAAGCCTGATGAGGGCCAAGATGGTACTAATACTCACTTGGGTGTCAGTAATGGCTGCAAGGCCACTTCCTCCGTCTCAGAGACACCAGGTGGGGCTTTTTGGCTGCTGTAAGACATAGCTCGGCCCAGATATTGGGCAGTTGGGCCTGGTTCAGGGGACCCTAATCCCCGGCCCCTTAGCCCATCTGGTTTGCCAAAACGGGGGGCAGCTGGGCGTCCCAGTGGAGTCTTGCCCAAGGGTGATCGCTTCGAATCATCTGAGGAGGAGCTAGTACGAGGGGCATGGCCTGAGCCTGGTGTTGACTGAATGCCTGAGTCCCCCAAGCCTGGTTCTTCTTCGTGGCCTGGGAGTGGAGGTGATTGGCGCAGCAGCTTCTCTCGTTCCTGAAGGGAGGCCACGATGTGGCGCGACAGATTGTCGTACCGAACTGGTGAGGGCTCTCGGTGTGATGGGCCAGTTGGCACCAAACGTGGATGCCTCTCAGCTTCCCGTTGCTGGGCCAGCCGGGCTGACAGGAAGGGAGAGGTGTAGCCTAAAGGCGGGTCTGGCTCAGGCCCTGTCTGCACTGACTCAAAATCAGGGCTGTCGGAAGGAGTGAGCAGGCTGTCATAAGATAGGCTTCCATTGCGTGTCTGATTGGCCAGGCTCTTATAGGAGGTGGAGGTTGTACCCTCTGAACGAATGGACTGCAATTGGCCCATCTCAAAGCCCGTGCCCTGGGCCGATTTGAGGCTGGAGGAGCGTGAGCCACTAGAAAGTGGATCAAAGTGGAAGCTTTTGCCAAAGGTGGGAGAACGGAAGCTCTCTGGCTCCAAGCTGGGCTCTGAGCGGTAGCTGGGGTGGCGGCTACTCTCTGCAATTGAGGTTGGCTCCTTCAAGCTGTCCCCACGACTCAACtgacaaaaaaagtaaagaaggTTTAGTGCTCCTCTTATGACAGAGATGCTAGACCCCAAAGCCCGAGGAGTcgttaaaaagtatttattatgtACCAGAAATATTCTTTAAACTTTTACGTGCATTGTCTCATTTAACCCCTAAAGAAAACCTAAGAGTTAGAACAAATAATATGTCATTTGAAGATATAGAAAATGAGGCTTAGAGAAGTAACTTGTCCATAGTCACAGAACTGGGTTTTGAACTCAGGTCAAACAATGTAATAAGTACTTTCATTGTACATTTCCCCTCCCGTTGATGGACACAGTATCAAGGAGATTCAATTCCAGTATGGCCAATAATTAATAAAACAGTCTTGGTTTCGTTCTTTTCCCTCCTGCCTTTTCCTTCCCACAATCACCCTTTTCCCTGGAGCAGTTGGATATGTTACAACCCTTCTGGCTTGGAGACTACTCAGTACCTTGGCGCTGGAGGAATGAGGCATGGCGGCTGATGTACTGCTGCTGCTATAGCCTGGCCGATACTTGTACATTGTAGGTGTGGGGGGGCTGTCCTTGCCCAAGAGGCTGCTATCTGCAGGGAAAAGGGCCCAGAGGCAGGGCACCACATTAAAGCTGTTCTCTTAACCTGGTTAGGGTTCCTTAAATTACAGGGGGAAGAAGCGGAtctggcccaacggatagggcatccacctaccatacgggaggaccaaggttcaaacccagggccccctgacccatgtgatgagctggcccatgcacagtgctgatgcatgcaaggagtgccatgccacacaggggtgtcccccacgtagggaagcaccacatgcaaggagtatgccctgcaaggagagctgtccagcgcaaaaaaagtgcagcctgcccaggaatggcactgcacacacacacagagctgacacagcaagatgacacaacaaaatgagacacagattccgggtgctgctaacacaagtagacacagaagaacacacagtgaatagacaactggggggtggagtggcggggaaggggaaagaaataagaaataaatcttaaaaaaaaaaaaaatttacagggGGAGGACAAAGTAGGAATAGGTTGTACCCAGCAAAAGGAAAGTACAGGGAGTTTGATGTTGTTAAAATCAAGACTAAAGGCTCATACCAGCCCAGAACTCAGGGTGGGTGAATGCACCAAGCAGGTCCTACAGTGTTCTCTCATCTCAGACTCTTCCCCACAAAAGGCCAATGCACTCAGTAGGTAAGTGGCATCCCCCTATCTTCCAGCTATCCAATAAAATAACCTATATGTTACCCACCTGTTGGGATATTCTCAACCACAAGTGGTTATCTCCCAGCCCATCCCTGTTTGTCCTCTCTACAGCTCACAACTAACCTCCTCACTTCTGCCTCCTAATTCTAGAACCTAGCAGTGCTTACCTTCAGTAGTAGCCAGGCCAAGGTGTGTTCGTAGCCCTGTATAGCGGCTCAGGTCCGGCTTAGGAGGAGGTGGAGGCTCAGCATCAGCAGACTGGCTTTCTGTTATTTCCAAGCTTCCCTTAGACTGGACATATGGCAGTAGGGAAACTCAGATTTGGAGAACTGGGCCTTACGGCAACTCATAATATTAAACTGATATAAAAGGGGCATTGGGGAATCAGTTATCATGTATTTCTAAATTGGGATTGGAAaacaagggaaaagagacagTTTGGGGACAGTACTGGTTAAGAAAAGTTTGCAACAACGGTTTAATCCTCTCACTCATTTGTTCATTTCAACAACCAACTACCTACTAAGCCCCTACCATCTGCAAGCTACTAGTCATATGAAGACATGGAAATGAACAGACTCAACTTCTACTGTCAGTAAATTTACAATCTAATGCTTTTTCCAATTTAACACAAATCAAAAAGTGATAAATACTGTGTAAGAATGTAAACTAAAAGCAAATTTTCATCCCTCTGCCATGATGAGAGCCCCCAAGTTATCTAGCGTTAGCTCCCTAAATTCCTCACCTTCGTTCTCCTCAGCTCTCCCTGGATGCCATTGTCCACGATCTTCACAGTTATCTGCCCATCTGACACTTCTGGTCGAAGGAAGGGAGGTCGGATAAcaattgtcttctctttctttggtCTTCCCAAATACCTGAGTGTCAAGAGTGAGagggctttcattcattcattcattcattttaatatatCTATTGGTTGCCTACTATGtgtaaagcattttacaaatataagaaacagTCCTACCAGGCTAGTGAAAAGGTCAGCACTGAACCAATTTCTTTGATTCCATGAAAAGCTACAGCAAGACGAGGCCTCTGTGGGCAGATACCTAGCTCAAGGCACTGTGGAATCAACCTCATCCTCACCTCTCAAAGGACAGTAACCACAATAACCACAATACCTGTAAAAGATCAACTGAACTCACAGGGTCCACTGAAGGACAGACCTATCTTTCCTTGCAGACACTTACTATTCTAAGATAGAGAGCCCTTCCTAAAGGCAGTCACCCACCAGACCTCCCATACACCAGAAGAAGCCCAAAGAAGACACAAGTTCTGACTAAAGATGAACACTAGACCAAAAGGATACCTGTACCTGGGTGCTGGGGAACTGCAGAGTACACGGCTGACATTGTTACAGCAGCCATTGGTGAAGGGGTTCACACCTCCCCGGAATTTACCCGTAACctacaggaaggaaaaaaggaccAGATCAATCAGATGATGGGACCTTGACCTCCTAAGGTCAAAATAATCAGTGACAAGTATCTTGTGCATCCACTATGTAGGGGgtacaaaaatgaatgaaatgcaaTCCTGCCATCAAGGAGTTTATATCTGTGATTCTGAGAGTCAGGGCTCCAGGGTTAGTCTTTGGTTCAAATCCTAAGTCTACATCATGGTTGCTGCCTAATCCTAAACATCAGTTTCCTCATGCAAACTGGTGATAAACAGCTCTTGGAATATTGAAAAATAAGATaacactgggaaacggacttggcccagtggttgggacgtccgtctgccacatggggggtccgcggttcgaacccccgggcctccttgacccgtgtggggctggcccatgcacggtgctgatgcgcgaggggagtgccctgccgcctgggggagccccacgcgcggggAGTGCTCCTCTTAAGGAGAGCCAGCgcaaaggaaggtgcagcctgccaggGGGTGGTGCTGCGCACGCAGAGGGCTGACACAGCGGAATGACGCAGCTGGGAGAAAttcagattcccgtgccactgataacaacagaggcggacagggaggagcagacagcgagtggacacagagagcatacaaccggggtggcggggagggaaataaaataaactaaataaatcttttttaaaaaaaaaaaaaaaaaaaagataacatttatAAGTATAAGCAATTAAGTCAGGtattaaatgcacaaaaataattgttttcctATAAGCAGCATTGTAAACTCCTTGAGGGCTGGGCCAGGTCTTATCTCAGAAGCTAAAATATCCAGTATTACAATAGGCTTTCAGTAAATGCTTGTTAACTAAGAAACGGCCTCTGTTCTAAGGCTTATATGAGTAACTTGAATTATCTTACCCCCACCAATAATTTCTGCATCATCATAAAAGTATTCATTAATATCTACTTGTGGAAGTGTTGTTATATACTAACGAGAAGGCTAAGAGACACATGCCCTGCTCTTCAGGGGTCTTCTCTCCCGTCTCTCCATACCTGTTCATTGGTTGTGCGTCCCCTAGCCACCAGCACCACGTGAAATCCCGTGAGGCCAGCTACAGGGATGAAGAATAAGCCAGCCACACACATCACTGCCATTCTGAAGCCAAATAGTCAAGGACAGACCAATTTGATCTTACCTATTCCAGCCTCTGGGCTAGCCGCCACCTTTTTGACCCTCATACCACACAATCAATGTTCCTAATTCCTTTCCTCCCAATCCTACCACCCACAGGCCTTGAAGGATACGTGACAGCTGTGCGGACCCCTGAGAGTtcctccatgtggtagaggaCATAAAGGAGGCCAAAGCCAAACACACCCATAATGTGGGCTGTcagggaaaggaggaagaggaagaaataacGGTAGTTCCGGCGACCAATACAGTTGTTCACCCAGGGGCAGTGATGATCAAATTCCTAGGGGCAAAAAGAGACAGACTGAGAGGCATCCTTGGACCACAGTCCTAGATCACTTCTGTCAAGAAGAACAAGAGTCCAAATTAAGTTTTGCTTTTAGTAATTGAGGATTATGTTCaccatttagttttaaaattaaaacaaaacaacaaaaaacaggctCATGCAGTTTATCTTGCTCCATCAATCTTCTAGTAGGAAAACTTTCGAAAGCTTGGTCAAAAGCCAAGGTGAGATTGCAAAGCTTTATCCTATGTGCCAAGGATCTCTAAAAGGAACAAATGTCAAAGGCTTTGCAAAAACATCAAGATTCATGAGAAAAAAGGCCTGAAGAAAAATCTAGCAGAGAGCTGCTCATAGCTAAGTAAGAATGGCTTGgaagaaagggctaaaaataaaagacatggagATGCAGAGGGACAGGCAGGAAGAGACACAGAACTGTAGCATTTGAAGGCAACAGCATGATGCAGTGGAAGCAAGAGAGAACACAAAGCGAGGGAaaatagaaccaaaaaaaaagagccaggggATGGAAGGCCAGAGTTATGAATCTTGGTGCTGAGAAAGCCTACGTCCATTTGGGGTCTAAGCTTCTCTCCTATAATAAAAGAACATTCATGCTCTGCCTTTCATGTGTACATAATTGCTAACCCTTTTGACAGCTAGAACATGTAGTCCAGGTAGTTAGCCAGGACTATATTTCATCCATAGCCAAGAAGATCCATTTATGGCAGAAAGAAGATAATTTAGGTTAAGCATCAGGACTTACCCCACCCAAGGTTCTTACCTCCACACAATTGTCACAGACACTGCAATGAGAACAGCGAGGAGGACGGTAAAAGCGGCAAGTAGCACACCATTTCATGCGAACCTGAATGCCCTTGATCTCCACTGTTTTGTAAAGGGGAGCTCGGAAGTCATCTTCCTTGTCCTCATCCTCCTCAGCTGCAGAGAGGAAAAGTCAATTAAAAACAGACTGTGCCAGGACTGTACTTCACACTAGGGATAGGGTGATATTGAAAATAAGGCCTCTGACTTCAAGGAATTCAGTCTAATGGGTGAGAGAGACTAGAAACTAGGAACTGTAATACTGTAAGATCAGCTCTATATGCAGCACAAATGGAAACACTCAAATGAGGAAGCAATTTATTATGCACCGGGAAGTAAGGTTTCAGAGAAAGTGACTCAGAGGAGGTGGCTCTCATATGGGTATGCTGATGTTTTTGGCTTACagattatgaatatatttcaagaGAAATGGATAACTAACATAACAAAGTACATGTATAGAGTTTGCCTAATAGTTCAATGTCTATAAGTATATGACTGCAATCCAAGAGAGGAAGTAACATGAACCTTTTTTTATGTACAAACCCCTCACCCAAAAATTCTTTTTTGCTATTAATcccatacatatatttttttgtttttgttgtgttgtttttatttttaaagatgctttataTCACATAAACGATACATCGAAAATACagggggattcccacataccacaactccccacacacacttttccccattaacacctttcattagtgtgatacatttgttataactgataaacacatactgaagcatttctactaaccatagtcaatagtttatattatagtttacactctctaccaCATATTttcataagttttgacaaaatgtgtaatggcttatatccatcattgcaatatcattcagaacaattccaatgtcccaaaaatgtcccatgttatacctattcttccctcaccctcccctcagaacctctggtgaccactgcctttatatcaatgttacaagttctacCGTTGCTATAATACTAAATCTACTTtaagtccacagttgcattccccccttatgtttgcttattcctcaatcttgaggattttaggatggtaatACCCAGCCTGTTCTGACTGAGAGGGAACCCACATATATTTCAATATTGTTTGTTGCTCAAGTCATTGTCTCTACCCAAATGccctttcttccaattttcatCTATCAGAAACCCACCATCCTACTTCAAAACTTACAGGGCATTATTTGCCTTCTCATCTACAGTCAGcaatttttattagaaataaCCTAAAAAATACACTGTAGATAGAAAATAAGTGATGGTATAGTCATCAaactttgttttcaaattttctttaccTGTGGAAATTCTTACAATATAAATAAGTGAAGAACATGCAAGGTAAAGAACTGTACAAACAAAAAGATATCCCACTTTGACTATATAACTGAAAatgatgcacacacacacatatactatagatatgtggtatacacatacataaatataaattatatattaaaatccttcaaaatgctagaagaaagtatatcacATTATAACAGTAGTTATCTTTGGGATATAAAATTTTAgatgatatttgtcttttttatactttctatAAAATGAACATGAATTACTTATTAAGCAATGAACTTTTTTCAATTCAAATTGCCCCAAATGACCATTATAGTGCCTTCCatacagaagatcaataaaacattTGATGAAAAAACATTAGAGGCTCATTATGAAAACATCCCTCCTTGCTTTAGGGACTCAAAGTTCATTcccctagggaagcggacttggcccaatggatacagcatctgcctaccacatgggaggtccgcggttcaaaccccgggcctccctgacctttgtggagctggcccatgcacagtgctgatgcgtgcaaggagtgccctgccatgcaggggtgtccctgtgaagaggagccccatgcgcaaggagtgcaccccgtaaggagagccacccagcgtaaaagaaagtgcagcctgcccgggaatggcgccacacacatggagagctgacacaacaggatgacgcaacaaggagaaacacagattcctggtgccactgaaaaggatagaagtggtcacaggtcacagaagaacacacagcaaatggacacaaagagcagacaactgggggatgaaggggggaagagaaataaataaatcttaaaaaaaaaaaaaaagttcattccCCT
Coding sequences:
- the ZDHHC5 gene encoding palmitoyltransferase ZDHHC5; this encodes MPAESGKRFKPSKYVPVSAAAIFLVGATTLFFAFTCPGLSLYVSPAVPIYNAIVFLFVLANFSMATFMDPGIFPRAEEDEDKEDDFRAPLYKTVEIKGIQVRMKWCATCRFYRPPRCSHCSVCDNCVEEFDHHCPWVNNCIGRRNYRYFFLFLLSLTAHIMGVFGFGLLYVLYHMEELSGVRTAVTMAVMCVAGLFFIPVAGLTGFHVVLVARGRTTNEQVTGKFRGGVNPFTNGCCNNVSRVLCSSPAPRYLGRPKKEKTIVIRPPFLRPEVSDGQITVKIVDNGIQGELRRTKSKGSLEITESQSADAEPPPPPKPDLSRYTGLRTHLGLATTEDSSLLGKDSPPTPTMYKYRPGYSSSSTSAAMPHSSSAKLSRGDSLKEPTSIAESSRHPSYRSEPSLEPESFRSPTFGKSFHFDPLSSGSRSSSLKSAQGTGFEMGQLQSIRSEGTTSTSYKSLANQTRNGSLSYDSLLTPSDSPDFESVQTGPEPDPPLGYTSPFLSARLAQQREAERHPRLVPTGPSHREPSPVRYDNLSRHIVASLQEREKLLRQSPPLPGHEEEPGLGDSGIQSTPGSGHAPRTSSSSDDSKRSPLGKTPLGRPAAPRFGKPDGLRGRGLGSPEPGPTAQYLGRAMSYSSQKAPPGVSETEEVALQPLLTPKDEVQLKTAYSKSNGQPKSIGSASSGPGQPPLSSPTRGGVKKVSGVGGTTYEISV